The Flammeovirga pectinis genomic interval AATTATTAATTCTTTTTCATGCCCTACCTGAACACTTCCGAAATCAACAATATCAAACGTTTTCATATCCGAAGTATGACCTTCTACTTTCGTAGAAATATTCAATTTCTTTAGTGGTTCTACAGGGTCATTTGATTCTACAAATAATACAGAAGTATAAGATCCATTTACTAACGTAGAGGCGTCTACAGTTGCTATAATCGTTTGTTCTGAATTCCCTAAAACATCACCAGAAGCGGGAGCCAATGTAATAAATTCACCTACAGAAGGATTTTTACTAATTGCTGAGAATAAAAATGATTGTGTTTTATCATATACTGCATCTACTAAATAAGACCACGATTTCCCATCATCATCACTGTAGAACATTTTATCTTCTCCCTCAGTTGTGAAATTATATTCACCTATTACAAGAGGATATTTATTTCCTGCAGGTATTCTTGCTACCAACCAAAATACTTCACCTTCAGAGAAAAATAATTGTTCTTCTAAATTAAAGTAATGAATATCTCTTTTTTGTGGTTCTAATTCTTGCTCCCATTTTAAAGTTGCTGAACTCAAAATATTACCTTGATACACCTGTATTTTGGTAGTACCTTCAGTAAGATCATTCAAGAAAATCTCAAAATTTGTAAGGTTAAAACCACCTTCTGGAGCAATATACGCTACGGCTGCAGTATTTGATTTTGCTAGATCATTATCTCCTATAAAGAATGAAGGAGAGAACCATTTGTTACAGTATTCTAAATACTGATCTTCAAACTCTTCTAATTCAGCATGATCATTTAATGACATTACATCTATTTGAGGATAAACCTCTCGTCCAACATTAGAAGGTTCTACAAGTGCACCTGCCGATAACGTTGCATAATTCTTTGGGTAGTGATTTTTATATCTTGCCTCTAAAGAATAAATTAATTTGCCTTCTTCTTCATTAAGAAATATAATCTCATCAGAAGCAGTTGTAGAAGTTACTAAATCAGCTGTGATAGATAATGAAGATTTAGAAAATGTAAGCTTAGGCCCTAAGTTTGTTGCACCTACAATAGAAGAAGATAAAGCTGATTCATTTCCCCATCTATCTTTTGCTAAAATGGCAAATGAATATTCTGTCTCTGCAGCAAGTTCATTTAATCTATACTCATTCCACTCTCCCAATCCACTTGCTGAATTAACAACAACTTTTGTAGCTGATGCTAAATCAAATACTCCTTCATTGTAATAAATTTCAAAAGTACTTGCTTGTCCATCATCTTCATCCGAAGGTGTAATCCATTTTAAAGCAATATGATCCACACCTGCATATGCTACTTCAAATAAAGTTACATCATCAGGAATTAATCCTTCATTTTCTTTTAGAGCAAAAGACGCATCAATTCTACCAGTACCTAATTGCCCGATATAATTAGGATTTAAGTCGTCAATACTTACTACACCATTTAATAGCTGAGCTTTTAGTTTAGATGGAGTCATTGTTTCTCCTCCTAAATGAGATAAAACTAAAGCTGCAATACCTGATACATGAGGACAAGCCATAGATGTACCCTGGAAAAAACCATAATCATTTCCTGGTAAAGTTGATAATACGCCATTAATTTGACCTGTAGTTGTTTCTCCACCTGGTGCCGATAATTCTATCCAATCACCATAATTAGAGTAATCAGCTTTTGTATCATTTGGTCCTGTTGATGCTACTGTAAAGCAGTTTTCATAATACCCAGGGTACCATTTTCCATCAAGATTACTATTACCAGATGCAAAAATTACAATACCACCTTTCATTGGTGCTCCTTCATAATCTCCTGCTTCAGCAATAAAATAATCGATGGCATCTAAAACTGCTTGATCAAAATATCCTTCTGTAGTATACCCCCAAGAGTTTTGAGAAATTACTGCTCCATTATTTGCTGCATAAATATAAGAGTTGGTGATATCAATAAGCGGTCCTCCAAGTATTTGGCAAGACATTAATAAAGCACCTTGATTTGTTCCGTCTCCACCTGCAACACCTGCTACTCCGATACCATTATTATTAACTGCAGATACAGTACCTCCAACGTGTGTACCATGAGATTGAGCAGCAATATTTCCAGATGCCGAAGAAAAGTTCCATCCATAAATATCATCTATGTAACCGTTCCCATCAGAATCTTCTCCTTCAACTCCATTTAATTCGGCTTCGTTCACCCAGATGTTATTTTTTAAATCTTCATGGTTAACATCAATACCTTCATCATGAATAGAAACAATTACTCTATTAGAGCCCATTGTAGTTTCCCATGCTTTAAATAGATTTACATCAGCACCTTTTGTCCATGTATTTGATCCATCATTATTGTAATGCCATTGCTTCTGAAGCAAAGGATCATTAACTGGCATGTTATCCGATAATGTTTGGATTTGATCTTTAGAAATTGGTTCAAATTTAGCATCTGGTTCAATTAATTGTTTCTCCTTAATTGTCTCTGCTAATTCTACATCTGGCAAACTTGAAAAAGATTGCACAACTGCATCTAACGATACATTAGATTGCACATCCATTTGATACCATAAATGTAAATCATGTTTACGTAATTTATGTTCAAATTTAGCATTGTAAGGGAACACCCTTTTCATATTTTCTGCACCATATTGATGGGCAGTTGCATCAAAAGAAGCAATACCTAAAGTGGCAACACCTCCGTTCATTGGTGCAATTTGTAACCTTGCATCTGTGGCTTCTTTAAACTTTACTCTAATCACTCCTTGAGCTACTCCTTTAGAAAAAGTAATAGGAGTTTGTGCATAACTTTCTGAAGCATTTAATACTCCAAAAAATAAACACATCAAGAAAGTCAATACTCTTAGTAGATGAATTTTCATTGATAGTCCGTTTTGCGTTTAAAAATTGAATTGGTTAGAAATTATTTCATCTTCAATAGATTTAATAACTTCTGAAGTACGTCAGTCTCCTTCTTTCGCACTTCAATCATCTCAAGTAACTTTTCCTTGTCGCTGGTTATGTTACTGTGTTGAGATTTTTTCGTGTTTTTGTCAGACATGTTTCTGATAAAAAAGTTATCGTCAGATCTCACACAATTTTAAGTGCTAAACGAGTGTTAATGCAATTATTCTAATGCTACATGAACTCTCTGGTAGTGCTACATCAATGCTACAGCTATAAAAAAACAATGAACAAGACATATCAATAAAATACTTAGAACTCTATAAATCAATAATTTAAAAAGTGAACATGCTAAATTTAAATAATTGATTTTTTTAGACGTATATCAATGCATAAGTGTCCTCAAAGAAGAAAAACCTCCACCTTATTACGAATAATAAAGTGGAGGTTTTAATTTATTTTCATCTAAAAAGTAATTGATTTACTCTTCCATCATTGCTACTACACGAGCTGGAGCTGCAGATGCTCCAACAATTTTAAGTGGAAAAACAGCTACCTTAAATCCTGAATAAGGCAATGCATTTAAGTTTACCAATTGTTCCATATGGCAATATTCTTTCTCTTGACCAACCAAATGAGCCTCCCAAAATAATTCTGAGTTACCAGTTTTCTTTGCTTGCTCAACTAGATAAGGTAAGGGTAAATCCCAACCCCAACTATCTATACCCATTACTTTAATTCCACTATCGATTAAGAAATGAGTAGCTTCTGCACTCATCCCTGTTCCAATTTTATGGAAGTTTTCTGTACCGTTAAACTTGTCTCTTCCTGTTTTAATCAGAACAATCATTCCTGCTTTTAAAACTAGATTTTGAGCAGTAAGGAACTCTTTAATGTCTGTAACTGTAATTGGATCAAAATCTACTTTATGTTCCATATCAATTACAATCCCATCTCCATAACACCAGTCTAGAGGAACTTCATCTATGGTTTTTGCTTTTTCGCCTGCAACGGTTGGAGAGTAATGCCAAGGGGCATCAATATGGGTTGTAGAATGAACGCCCATTTTTTCTATAGTATCATCTGCCCAACCCGTAAATCCTTTCGGAAATAATTTAAAAGGTAAACCAAATAGCCTGATTAACCATTTTGCCTTTTTATGCGGTTTGTGCTTAATTTTCACACGCATAAACCAAGGGTCTTTTTTATTGAATTTAATTGGTTTAGAGAGGTCTATTATTTTCATTGTTAGTTTTGGTTTTATAATTATCTAATCCTCCATTTTATCAGATTTTCTAATAACTATGAAGTACAATTTGAGTTAGATGTCACGAATATAAACACTTACACAAGTAAAATCATAACAATTTAATTACCACCACCTCTTTAAACATAAAAAAGCCAACCCGAAACAGGTTGGCTTTTTTTCATGTAACCAAGTATTTAATCGTCCTATTTCACCTTTCCCTTCTTCTAAAAAGAAGAAGTTCTTGGCAAATTTCTTTTATTATTTTCTGATTAAACTACAAAGAAAGGATATGCTTCTTTCTCTATTAATTCATCAGCTAACTCTCTTCTTAATGCATGAACATTTTCTAATTCATACTTTGTAAAACGTTTTAAGCCCATCAACATTACACGTTGCTCATCGCCAGTGGCAATACCTGCAATTGCTTCTCTTCCAGATACTGCTACAGCTTCTGCTGCTTCGCGAATAAATATCTTAGAGATGTTGATTTGTTGCTTAGCTGCAGCTTCACCTTTTTCTTCTACTAACTTCTCTGTACGAAGAATTGCAGATTCAGCAGCATAAATTTGAATTAGCATATCAGCAACGTTCATTAAAATTTCTTGCTGATCATTGATTTTAGCTTCAAAAACCTGTACAGATCTACCTGCTACCATCAATGCTGCTTTTTTCAAGCGCTTTAAAATATCTTTTTCTGTAGTGAATAATACAGATGTATCAAGCGTTTCGAAAGAAGGTACACTTGTTAATTCTTTTGCTACATCCATTGCTGGAGAAACAATATCAAGTTCTCCTTTCATGGCACGTTTAATCATCATGCCTACTAGAAGCATTCTGTTTATTTCATTTGTACCTTCATAGATTCTAGAAATACGAGCATCTCTATATGCTCTTTCCATTGGTGCATCAGCAGAAAAGCCCATACCACCATAAACCTGAACTCCTTCATCTACTACAAAATCTAAGACTTCTGAACCGAAGACTTTAAGAATTGCACATTCAATAGCGAATTGTTCAACTCCTTTTAATTTTGCTTTTGCATCGTCCATACCACTTGCTAAAAGCTCGTCTGTATGGTCTTCTATATTTTGACCAGCTCTATAACACATCGACTCAATTACGTATGTTTTTGTTGCCATTTGAGCAAGTTTTTGCTTGATAGCTCCAAAGTTTGAGATCGGTTGTTTAAACTGCTTTCTTTCTTTAGAATATCTGATTGAATGGTTGATTACTGCACGACATCCCCCTAAAACACCTGCACCTAATTTAGCACGTCCGATATTTAGAATGTTTACTGCGATTTTAAAACCATTACCTCTTTCAGATAACATGTTCTCTACAGGAACCTTACAATCGTTAAAGAATACCTGACGAGTAGAAGATCCTTTAATTCCTAATTTCTCTTCTTCTTCGTTCATTGTAATTCCGCCAAACGACTTTTCTACAATAAATGAAGAGTAGTTTTTATCATCACCAATTTTTGCAAAAACAATAAATAGTTCAGCAAACCCAGCATTTGATATCCACATTTTTTGTCCTGTAATAAGATAGTGCTTACCATCTTCTGAAAGAACTGCTTTTGTTTTACCAGAGTTTGCATCAGAGCCAGCATCTGGCTCTGTTAGTGCGTAAGCTGCAGCCCACTCACCAGTAGCTAATTTTGGTAAATACTTATCTTTTTGCTCTTGTGTACCATAATACAAAATTGGTAATGTACCAATACCTGTATGTGCACCATAAGTTGTAGAGAACGAACCTGCTTCTCCAAATACATCAGCAATCAACATAGATGTATTGAAGCTCATTCCTAAACCACCTAATTCTTCTGGAACAGAAATACCTAATAAGCCAAGTTCACCTGCCTTATCAAAAATATTTTCTACCAATTCCCAGTTATGACCATCAATTTCTTTTGCCTTAGGCGTAATTTCTTGATCAATAAAATCTTTAGTGGCTTGTGCCATCATTACTTGCTCCTCCGAAAATTCTTCTGGAGTGAAAATGTCATTTGCTTCTGTTTCGCGGATTAAAAATTCTCCACCTTTGATTGCCTTCTTATTGGTTACAGTATTCATAATTCTATATCTGTATTGTTATGTGTTGTTATTGGATGAACATTAACTCTAATGAGCTTATTTATGTGTTGATTATTGGATGCTTTATCAAGAGATCTACCTTTGAAGTATGTATTACAAAAGTATTTCTTCACTTAAAAATGTATGCTTGCATAACATTCATTATCCAAATATAATAAAATTATTATGCAAGCATAACATTATTATTAAAAAATGTTGAATCAACGTTTATTTTTTTACGAAATATTCATTTTTGAGACGTATTCGATGTTTTGAATACAAAAATTTATTAGAATCATTAAAATCTATTTACCAAGTATGACTAATCTCACTGATGTAATCATTATCGGTGTGTATTTTTGTCTATCTGATAATTTTTAACCATTATCAGCATATTCGACACAGATATTTAATTAGACAGATACAAATGAGCGACTTTTTTTATCAGAAGCCTTTCCCAATACAGAAAGACTCTACGAAGTACAGATTACTAACAAAAGATTTTGTTTCTACTATAGAAGTAGAAGGTAAAACATTTATTAAGGTTGACCCTAAAGGATTAGAATTGCTTTCTAAAGAAGCAATGGCTGATGTATCCTTCTATTTAAGAACTGCACACTTAGAAAGTGTTGCTAAAATTTTAGAAGATCCAGAAGCTTCAGACAACGATCGTTTTGTTGCACGTACATTATTAGAAAATGCTGTAGTTGCAGCAGAAGGACAATTGCCAAGTTGCCAAGATACTGGTACTGCAATTGTAATGGGTAAGAAAGGTGAAAACGTACTTACTTTTTCTAATGATGCCGAGCACTTATCAAAAGGTATATACGATACTTACCAAAGCAGAAATCTTCGTTACTCTCAAGTTGTTCCTTTAACAATGACAGAGGAGAAGAATACAGGTACAAACCTACCTGCACAAATTGATATTTATGCTGAAAAAGGTAGTGAATATGAGTTCCTATTTATGGCTAAAGGTGGTGGTTCTGCTAACAAAACATTCTTATACCAACAGACTAAAGCGTTATTAAACGAAGAAAGCTTAACTGCTTTTGTTAAAGATAAATTAATGACAATTGGTACTGCGGCTTGCCCTCCTTACCACTTGGCATTTGTAGTAGGAGGTACTTCTGCTGAAGTAAATATGGCTACAGTTAAGAAAGCTTCTGCTGGTTATTATGATCATTTACCTACAGAAGGTAATATGGGTGGACAGGCTTTCCGTGATGTTGAATGGGAAGAAAAGATCCAAAAAATCTGTCAAGAGAGTTTAATTGGAGCTCAATTTGGTGGTAAATATTTTACTCACGATGTAAAAGTAATTCGTTTACCTCGTCATGCAGCATCTTGCCCAGTTGGTATTGGTGTTTCTTGTTCTGCTGACCGTAATATTAAGGGTAAAATTAATGCTGATGGTATTTGGTTAGAAGACTTAGAAAGAGATCCTGCAAGATTACTTCCTACAGAAGAATCTCAAATAGATAATCCTATCGACATCGATATTGACCGTCCTATGGATGAAGTTCTTGCGGAACTATCTAAATACCCAATCAAAACTCGCTTAAACTTAAAAGGTACATTGATTGTTGCTCGTGATATTGCTCATGCACGTATCAAAGAGATGTTAGATAATGGTGAGGCAATGCCTGAGTATTTCAAAAATCACCCAATCTATTATGCTGGTCCAGCTAAAACTCCAGAAGGAATG includes:
- a CDS encoding cyclase family protein, which gives rise to MKIIDLSKPIKFNKKDPWFMRVKIKHKPHKKAKWLIRLFGLPFKLFPKGFTGWADDTIEKMGVHSTTHIDAPWHYSPTVAGEKAKTIDEVPLDWCYGDGIVIDMEHKVDFDPITVTDIKEFLTAQNLVLKAGMIVLIKTGRDKFNGTENFHKIGTGMSAEATHFLIDSGIKVMGIDSWGWDLPLPYLVEQAKKTGNSELFWEAHLVGQEKEYCHMEQLVNLNALPYSGFKVAVFPLKIVGASAAPARVVAMMEE
- a CDS encoding acyl-CoA dehydrogenase family protein, yielding MNTVTNKKAIKGGEFLIRETEANDIFTPEEFSEEQVMMAQATKDFIDQEITPKAKEIDGHNWELVENIFDKAGELGLLGISVPEELGGLGMSFNTSMLIADVFGEAGSFSTTYGAHTGIGTLPILYYGTQEQKDKYLPKLATGEWAAAYALTEPDAGSDANSGKTKAVLSEDGKHYLITGQKMWISNAGFAELFIVFAKIGDDKNYSSFIVEKSFGGITMNEEEEKLGIKGSSTRQVFFNDCKVPVENMLSERGNGFKIAVNILNIGRAKLGAGVLGGCRAVINHSIRYSKERKQFKQPISNFGAIKQKLAQMATKTYVIESMCYRAGQNIEDHTDELLASGMDDAKAKLKGVEQFAIECAILKVFGSEVLDFVVDEGVQVYGGMGFSADAPMERAYRDARISRIYEGTNEINRMLLVGMMIKRAMKGELDIVSPAMDVAKELTSVPSFETLDTSVLFTTEKDILKRLKKAALMVAGRSVQVFEAKINDQQEILMNVADMLIQIYAAESAILRTEKLVEEKGEAAAKQQINISKIFIREAAEAVAVSGREAIAGIATGDEQRVMLMGLKRFTKYELENVHALRRELADELIEKEAYPFFVV
- a CDS encoding fumarate hydratase translates to MSDFFYQKPFPIQKDSTKYRLLTKDFVSTIEVEGKTFIKVDPKGLELLSKEAMADVSFYLRTAHLESVAKILEDPEASDNDRFVARTLLENAVVAAEGQLPSCQDTGTAIVMGKKGENVLTFSNDAEHLSKGIYDTYQSRNLRYSQVVPLTMTEEKNTGTNLPAQIDIYAEKGSEYEFLFMAKGGGSANKTFLYQQTKALLNEESLTAFVKDKLMTIGTAACPPYHLAFVVGGTSAEVNMATVKKASAGYYDHLPTEGNMGGQAFRDVEWEEKIQKICQESLIGAQFGGKYFTHDVKVIRLPRHAASCPVGIGVSCSADRNIKGKINADGIWLEDLERDPARLLPTEESQIDNPIDIDIDRPMDEVLAELSKYPIKTRLNLKGTLIVARDIAHARIKEMLDNGEAMPEYFKNHPIYYAGPAKTPEGMPSGSFGPTTAGRMDSYVGLFQQQRGSMIMLAKGNRSQQVTDSCKENGGFYLGSIGGPAAILAKENIKSVELVDFEDLGMEAVRKITIENFPAFIIVDDKGNDFFKAL